A region of the Caviibacter abscessus genome:
GCTTCTGCTTCAATATCATCAGCAATTATTAAAAGAGGTCTTGATGTTTCTACAACTTTTTCAAGTAATGGTAAGATTTCTTTCATACTTAAAATCTTCTTATCTGTTAATAATATATATGGATTTTCTAGATTTGCACTCATTCTTTGTGTATCTGTTACCATATATGGAGATAAGTACCCGTTATCAAATTGCATACCTTCAACTATTTCAAGACTTGTTTGTAAAGATCTATCTTCTTCAACTGTTATTACTCCAGTTTTCCCAACTTTTTGTATGGCATTTAATATTAATTCTCCTATATGTTCACTATTTGCTGATACTTGAGCTACTTGTTTTATCTCTTCATCATTTTCAACTTTTTTTGATATTTCTTTTAATCTTCTTATTATTTCCTGTCCAGCTTTTTCCATACCTTTTCTTAAAAATACAGGATTATGTCCTGCTGAAATTAATTTTAACCCTTCTTTTATTAATGCTCCCGCTAAAACTGTTGCTGTTGTTGTACCATCTCCTGCACTATCATTAGCTTTTGTAGCAACTTCTTTAACAATTTGTGCACCTAAATTTTCAACTATATCATCAAGTTCTATTTCTCTTGCAATTGTAACACCATCATTTGTTATTATTGGAGCACCATATCCTCTGTCTAGTACAACATTTCTACCTTTAGGTCCAAGAGTTACTTTGACAGAATCAACTAATACATCTACTCCTTTTTCAAGCGATTTTCTAGCATCCTCATTAAATTTAATAACTTTACTCATTAGATTTCTCCTTTGCCAAAATATCTTTTACTTCAATTATTATATAATCTTCTTCATCAACTCTTATGTTTTCTCCTTTAAATTTTGAAAAAATTACCACATCATCTTTTAATATATTTGACACTTCATCAGAAACTTCAATAACTTTTGCTGTAAAAATATCTTGTTTTGTCGACGAGTCCGATAATATTATGCCACTTTTTGTTTTAGAAATTTCTTTTATTGTTTTTACAAGTACTCTATTTCCTAATGGTTTAATTCTCATATTTCCTCCCATTTATCCTTAAGTTCTTCTATATTTTTTGAATTTGTTATTGCCATTATTGCCTTTATTTCATATATCCATTGTTCTAAGACATCTATTATCTCATTATCTGTATATTTATCAATTAATTTTAATATATGTCCTGCAATTCCAACAGATTTTGCACCAAGTGCAAGGCATTTTACTATATCAATTGGATTTGTTATTCCGCCACTTGCCAAAATTTCCAGCTTATCTTGATATTTCCTTGAATAAATTAAACTATCTTTTGTGCTATAACCAAGTTCATAAAGATATGATCTATCTTTATTTATTCTTTTATCCTCAATATATGCAAAATTAGTTCCACCTTTTCCACTTATATCAATTGTTTTTATACCAAGTTCTAAAGCTTTTTCAAAACTATGTTCTCCCATACCAAATCCCGTTTCTTTAAGGATTATTGGTATAGTTATATTTTCTAAAGCTTTTTTTATATTATTTTCCCAATTTGAAAAATTTATATCACCATTTTTCATCATAAATTCTTGTATTGGGTTTATATGTATTTGTAATATTTTTGCGTTAGTCTTATTTATTGCGATTTGCATACTTTCAAAGCTTTTATCAGCACCAATATTAACACCCATATTTTTAGGATAATAATAATTATCATTATTTAAGGCTGGAGTATATGAACCTGAAAACATAAATATTGATAATTTCTTACATATTAATTCCAATCTTTTATTAATAAGGTTTGCTTTTTCACTTCCTCCAGTCATTGCGTTAATATAAAAAGGAAGTTTTTGTTTTATACCACAAAAACTTGTTGATATATCTACATCTTCTATATTTATATTTGGTAAACTATAATATTTAAGTCTAATTTTATCAAGACAATTATTTTTATTGTCCTGTATCAAAGAAAATTCTATGTGTTGGTCTTTTCTCATCTTTTTCTCCAAATTCAAGTGATATAACAAAGTCCCCTAAACCTGCTCCACTTGTTTTACTATTTTTATTCTTTTTTATTATATCATTTATTTTATCAGTGTATATTTTAATATTTGAAAATGATTCAAAATATTTTAAATTATCTCTAAGATTTTTTATACATTGTTGTAAATCATAAGTATTTGATGTTTCTAAAATTTTAAAAAGTTCAAGTGTAAACATATTTGATTTTTCATTAAATATTTTAAACTCTTTTGTATCTATAATTTGTTTCATATTTTTAATTTGAGAACCTGTACTTGCAGGTATTCCTGTCCAAATTGCATTTATATTCAAATTATTTTTTAAATTTATCTTTTTTATTTCATATTCATTTGTACTTAAATTAATTGATTTATACAATATTAAATCATCATAACAAATACAGGCTACATCCCCCATAGAACCTGAAATTCCTGCTATATTAAGTGCTTTAACTGAAAGTAAAAACAAATCATCTTTTGTATATGAAAAATTATAGTATTGTAATATGGCCTTAATTGTTACAACTGTTATACTTGCAGATGAACCAAGTCCAAGCTTTATATTATTAACATATAAATCTGTGCTGTATTTATATGTAAACTTGTCATATTTTTTTACAAAATCAAATGCAACTTTTCTTGCATACACTAAAATATTACTTTTATCTTCTATATTAGATATTATTTTTTCTTCATCACTTTTAATAAGTTCAAGATATGTAAATTTATCTACCGAAGCTATTATTGCATAACTTCCAGAATTTAAAACTGCATATTCTCCTGCTAAATATAGTTTAGATGGAGCTTTAACTATCATTTTTTAACCTCAACACTCTATTACTTTATCTTTATATTTTTCTTTTAATTTATTAATAATTTTTTCTTCATCTTCTTTTAAGTACAATACTTTTACATTAGGCCCTGCATCTGTGGTAAAATATATTTGATATCCCTTATTTCTAAGCTCTTTAATATATTCAATACATTCTATACTTTCATTTGTCAAATAAGTAAAAGGTGGATTTGCAGTTTTCATTGTCTTATGCATAAACATCGTATTGTATTCCATTATTTCACCTATTTTTGTAAAATCATTATCTAGTAAAGCTTTTTTCATGTCATTAAATGAACGTATTCCAACTTCTACCCATTCATTCATATATGGTGAAGTATCTATACAATGTTGCATAGCATCTCTACTACTAATGCTCTTCTTTTCCTTTGAAATTATAATAGCAGACATACATAAATTTAAATCTGTATGTAATTCATAAATATTACCATTTTCATCAAAAGCACATAATTCATAAAAACTTCTTCCTGCTGAACCAGAACCTATACTGGCATATTTTGCCATTTGTTCTATACTTAAATTTAAATTAAAAAACTTATTTATTTCTTGAATTAATGCACTATATGCAGATGCACTTGAAGCAAGTCCTGCTGCTGTAGGCATAGTGTTATAACTTGTAACTTTAAGCTTTGGTCTATTTTTAACTATTTTGTCTATATATGAAAAAATTTTTTTACATTGTACTTTATCTTGCAGTTTATCATTTAAATAAAATTCATCAATATCAGAACTCTCAATTTTTGTTTTAGTGTATAAATTTTTTGCCCTATATGAAATACTTGGAACAAGTGGTATTAAATATGGATTATATTCCTTTTTACCCCAATATTTAACTATTGCTATATTCATATATGAAATGCTCATATCTTTGCAACACATACCAATTTAACTCCCTTTTTACTCATTTGTTTTAAAAGCTGTGAAACTTTTTTACTGTTTTCACAAAGTGCTATAACACAACCACCCATTCCTGATCCTGTAATTTTAGCACCTAAGCTATGATAATTTATATTTTTTATCATATAATCTATATAATTGTTACTAAGTCCTAACTCTTTTAATAACTTTTGTGACTTATTAAAAAGTTTTCCTATTTCATATATATTTTTTTCACATATATATTTTATAGCTCTTTCACTTATATCTCCCAACTTTTCAATAATATCCATTCTTCCTGTATTTTTTACATGTTCTACTGCTACTTTTGTACTTCCACTTATATTGCTATCAAAAATTACCAAATAAGCGTTCAATGAAATATCTATGTTTGTTATTCCTTTAGTTTTTTCAAAAATTATACTATTTTTTCCTGAAACAACTGTACTGTCAATTCCACTTGGATTTTTATGTGCCTTTTTTTCAGATTCAAGAACTACATCATAAATATCTATATTATCATTTATTTTTTTTACTTCTCTTGCTATTGCAAGTGCAAGTGCAGCACTTGAACCTAAGCCTTTTGAAATAGGTATAGTTGAGTTTATTCTAATAAAAAACTCCGGCATATTGTATTTATTCATTATGTATTCTTTTATAAACTTAACATGCTCGTTTTCTTCTATATATTCTTTAACTATTTTAACACTTATACTTAAATCATATAAAGGCATAGCAATTGCTTTTTTACCATATACAACACTATGCTCTCCAAATAAAATGACTTTAGCGTGTGCACTCATTTCTTACCTCTTTTAAAATTTTTTTTGCATTATCTATATCAATTTTTCCATTTTCTATGATTTTACTTACTATAATTTCAACTTCATCTTTATTTGCACCTGCCAAAAGTGCAACTGAATTTGCTTGTAATTTCATATGACCTTTTTGTATACCATCTGTAACTAAAGCTCTTAAAGCTGCAAAATTTTGTACAAGTCCAAGTGCAACAGCTATTTGAGATAACATATTAGCATTAGGATTTTTCAAAATTTGCAAAGATATTTTTGATAATTCATTAAGTTTTATAGAGCCTCCAACTGTTGCAATAGGTATTGCAAGTTCTATACTACCATATAAATATCCATCTTTGTATTCCCATTTAGTTAATGGTTCATATCTTCCGTTCCTACAAGCGTAAGAATTTCCGCAAGCTTCAATAGCTCTCCAATCATTTCCTGTAGCTATAGCTAAAGCATCTACACCAT
Encoded here:
- a CDS encoding co-chaperone GroES family protein, giving the protein MRIKPLGNRVLVKTIKEISKTKSGIILSDSSTKQDIFTAKVIEVSDEVSNILKDDVVIFSKFKGENIRVDEEDYIIIEVKDILAKEKSNE
- the fni gene encoding type 2 isopentenyl-diphosphate Delta-isomerase produces the protein MRKDQHIEFSLIQDNKNNCLDKIRLKYYSLPNINIEDVDISTSFCGIKQKLPFYINAMTGGSEKANLINKRLELICKKLSIFMFSGSYTPALNNDNYYYPKNMGVNIGADKSFESMQIAINKTNAKILQIHINPIQEFMMKNGDINFSNWENNIKKALENITIPIILKETGFGMGEHSFEKALELGIKTIDISGKGGTNFAYIEDKRINKDRSYLYELGYSTKDSLIYSRKYQDKLEILASGGITNPIDIVKCLALGAKSVGIAGHILKLIDKYTDNEIIDVLEQWIYEIKAIMAITNSKNIEELKDKWEEI
- a CDS encoding mevalonate kinase family protein, translated to MIVKAPSKLYLAGEYAVLNSGSYAIIASVDKFTYLELIKSDEEKIISNIEDKSNILVYARKVAFDFVKKYDKFTYKYSTDLYVNNIKLGLGSSASITVVTIKAILQYYNFSYTKDDLFLLSVKALNIAGISGSMGDVACICYDDLILYKSINLSTNEYEIKKINLKNNLNINAIWTGIPASTGSQIKNMKQIIDTKEFKIFNEKSNMFTLELFKILETSNTYDLQQCIKNLRDNLKYFESFSNIKIYTDKINDIIKKNKNSKTSGAGLGDFVISLEFGEKDEKRPTHRIFFDTGQ
- the mvaD gene encoding diphosphomevalonate decarboxylase; this translates as MCCKDMSISYMNIAIVKYWGKKEYNPYLIPLVPSISYRAKNLYTKTKIESSDIDEFYLNDKLQDKVQCKKIFSYIDKIVKNRPKLKVTSYNTMPTAAGLASSASAYSALIQEINKFFNLNLSIEQMAKYASIGSGSAGRSFYELCAFDENGNIYELHTDLNLCMSAIIISKEKKSISSRDAMQHCIDTSPYMNEWVEVGIRSFNDMKKALLDNDFTKIGEIMEYNTMFMHKTMKTANPPFTYLTNESIECIEYIKELRNKGYQIYFTTDAGPNVKVLYLKEDEEKIINKLKEKYKDKVIEC
- the mvk gene encoding mevalonate kinase produces the protein MSAHAKVILFGEHSVVYGKKAIAMPLYDLSISVKIVKEYIEENEHVKFIKEYIMNKYNMPEFFIRINSTIPISKGLGSSAALALAIAREVKKINDNIDIYDVVLESEKKAHKNPSGIDSTVVSGKNSIIFEKTKGITNIDISLNAYLVIFDSNISGSTKVAVEHVKNTGRMDIIEKLGDISERAIKYICEKNIYEIGKLFNKSQKLLKELGLSNNYIDYMIKNINYHSLGAKITGSGMGGCVIALCENSKKVSQLLKQMSKKGVKLVCVAKI